The Triticum aestivum cultivar Chinese Spring chromosome 3A, IWGSC CS RefSeq v2.1, whole genome shotgun sequence genome includes a region encoding these proteins:
- the LOC123061092 gene encoding ATP-dependent Clp protease proteolytic subunit-related protein 4, chloroplastic, which produces MEAVAALDARALFSPPTALPSSPSPHLRLAARPRALAASPAFVAATPKQRFLTPHPDPAGGRGTRDVVAMVIPFLRGTAFEQPPPDLASFLYKNRIVYLGMCLVPSVTELMLAEFLYLQYEDAEKPIYMYINSTGTTKNGEKLGYETEAFAVYDAMRYVKIPIFTLCIGNAWGEAALLLAAGAKGNRAALPSSTIMMKQPIGRFQGQATDVDIARKEIRNVKIEMVKLLSRHIGKPMEEIARDIRRPKYFSPSEAVDYGIIDKVLHNVKSQTDAGLVSEVKKELI; this is translated from the exons ATGGAGGCGGTCGCCGCCCTCGACGCCCGCGCCCTGTTCTCCCCTCCCAccgccctcccctcctccccctccccccacctccGCCTCGCGGCCCGTCCGCGCGCGCTCGCTGCCTCCCCCGCCTTCGTCGCCGCCACCCCCAAGCAGCGCTTCCTGACCCCCCACCCGGACCCCGCCGGTGGCCGCGGCACCAGGGATGTCGTCGCGATG GTTATCCCGTTCCTGAGGGGAACAGCGTTTGAGCAGCCGCCGCCGGATTTGGCCTCGTTCCTTTACAAGAACAGGATCGTGTACCTGGGGATGTGCCTCGTGCCGTCGGTGACGGAGCTCATGCTCGCCGAGTTCCTCTACCTTCAGTACGAGGACGCGGAGAAGCCCATCTACATGTACATCAACTCCACCGGCACTACCAAG AATGGCGAGAAATTGGGTTACGAGACGGAAGCTTTTGCTGTATATGATGCTATGAG GTATGTCAAAATTCCAATTTTCACACTCTGTATTGGCAATGCATGGGGAGAAGCTGCTTTACTCTTGGCTGCTGGTGCTAAAGGTAACCGTGCCGCACTTCCATCATCGACGATAATGATGAAGCAG CCAATTGGTCGATTTCAAGGTCAGGCGACAGATGTTGACATAGCAAGAAAGGAAATACGAAATGTGAAGATAGAAATG GTTAAGCTGCTGTCAAGACACATTGGTAAACCAATGGAAGAGATTGCTCGAGACATCAGACGGCCTAAATACTTCAGCCCAAGCGAGGCAGTGGATTACGGTATCATTGACAAG GTGCTGCACAATGTGAAAAGCCAAACAGATGCCGGCCTCGTGTCCGAAGTCAAGAAAGAATTAATTTAA